A single Thermosynechococcus vestitus BP-1 DNA region contains:
- a CDS encoding IS5-like element ISTel4 family transposase (programmed frameshift), translating to MRTPDYRRHDISDRVWERLEPHLPGRRGSWGGVAKDNRQFINAVFWILRTGAPWRDLPPEYGDWKNVHRRFCRWRDKGVWEKVLEQLIDEPDYEWLIIDATHVKVHPHATGAKGGNQDMGRTKGGFNTKIHLAVDAHGMPLRMVITAGTTADCRQAATLIEGIDAKYLLADKGYDSDALIAQAKEHGMQPVIPSRRHRRQRRECDKQLYRLRHLVENAFLHLKRWRGIATRYAKNTASFLAAVHIRCIAIWASIS from the exons ATGAGGACACCTGACTACCGTCGCCACGATATTTCCGACCGGGTTTGGGAGCGGTTGGAACCGCATCTACCTGGACGCCGAGGGAGCTGGGGGGGTGTGGCGAAAGACAACCGGCAGTTCATCAATGCGGTGTTCTGGATACTGCGCACCGGCGCCCCTTGGCGGGATTTACCCCCGGAGTACGGAGATTGGAAGAACGTGCATCGAAGGTTCTGCCGCTGGCGAGACAAAGGCGTGTGGGAAAAGGTCCTTGAGCAGTTGATCGACGAGCCCGATTACGAATGGTTGATCATCGATGCTACTCATGTCAAAGTCCACCCTCATGCCACAGGGGCCAAAGGCGGCAACCAAGACATGGGCCGTACAAAAGGGGGCT TCAATACCAAGATACATCTGGCCGTGGATGCGCATGGTATGCCGCTGCGAATGGTTATCACAGCAGGTACCACTGCGGATTGTCGCCAAGCTGCAACCTTGATCGAAGGAATCGATGCAAAGTACCTGTTGGCGGACAAAGGCTACGACAGTGATGCCCTCATCGCCCAAGCCAAAGAGCATGGGATGCAGCCTGTCATCCCTTCGCGCAGACATCGCAGACAGCGACGTGAATGCGACAAGCAGTTGTATCGGCTTCGTCATCTGGTTGAGAATGCTTTTTTGCATCTCAAGCGTTGGCGAGGTATTGCCACGCGATACGCCAAAAATACGGCTTCTTTCCTTGCTGCTGTGCACATCCGTTGTATCGCCATTTGGGCATCAATCTCGTGA
- a CDS encoding dipeptide ABC transporter ATP-binding protein: MATLLELRELRVAYPRMETSSAATFVVDGVSFCVAAGERFGLVGASGCGKSTIGKAILRLLPPGSQIFGQIALQGQSLLGLSASQLQRLRGEQIGLVFQDPMTRLNPLMSIYDHCDELLRSHWFSWSRPQRRQRIIEVLERVKIPANRLHQYPHELSGGMRQRVAIALALLLNPPLIIADEPTTALDVTVAAEILEELTRLCQQEQRGLLLISHDLALMAKYCDRLAVMHQGKIMELGAAHQVLQRPQHPYTQSLLAATQLTSPQPPPLDTAPELLRVENLQRHYRLGGWLQPQTTIRAVDGVDLTLRRGETLGLVGESGCGKSTLSRLILQLIPANAGDVVFLGRSLTQLSAAQLRRTRRDLQMIFQDPHACLNPKMTVAQNLLEPLLIHRLMAKRAAQERVREMLMQVELTPAEAYLHRYPHALSGGQRQRVAIARALITHPQLVICDEPVSMLDAHIQAQVLALMQELKEQLQLTYLFITHDLAIARRFCDRVAVMYRGKIVELAPTAQLFAHPQHPYTQKLLAAALS, encoded by the coding sequence ATGGCGACTCTTTTAGAACTCAGGGAACTGCGGGTCGCCTACCCTAGAATGGAGACATCATCTGCTGCAACATTCGTAGTGGATGGTGTTTCTTTTTGTGTGGCTGCAGGGGAGCGGTTTGGCTTGGTGGGGGCGTCGGGTTGTGGCAAGTCCACCATTGGCAAGGCCATTTTGCGGTTATTGCCGCCAGGGTCGCAGATCTTTGGCCAGATCGCACTTCAGGGGCAATCCCTTTTGGGGCTGAGTGCTTCCCAATTGCAGCGACTGCGGGGCGAGCAAATTGGCTTGGTCTTTCAGGATCCGATGACGCGCCTCAATCCGCTGATGAGCATCTATGACCACTGCGATGAGCTATTGCGGAGTCATTGGTTTTCTTGGAGTCGTCCCCAACGGCGGCAGCGCATCATTGAGGTGCTGGAGCGGGTGAAAATTCCTGCCAATCGCCTCCATCAATACCCCCATGAGTTGAGTGGGGGGATGCGTCAACGGGTGGCGATCGCCCTTGCCTTGTTATTGAACCCACCCCTGATCATTGCCGATGAACCGACAACGGCGCTGGATGTGACCGTCGCCGCAGAAATTCTGGAGGAACTCACGCGCCTGTGCCAACAGGAGCAGCGGGGACTGTTACTCATTTCCCATGATCTGGCATTGATGGCCAAGTATTGCGATCGCCTGGCGGTCATGCACCAAGGCAAAATTATGGAACTGGGAGCGGCTCACCAAGTGCTGCAACGGCCACAGCACCCTTATACCCAATCCTTACTTGCGGCTACCCAACTCACCTCTCCACAGCCTCCACCCTTAGACACTGCTCCGGAACTGCTGCGGGTTGAGAATCTACAGCGGCACTACCGCTTGGGGGGATGGTTACAACCGCAAACCACGATTCGGGCGGTGGATGGCGTTGACCTCACGCTGCGGCGGGGCGAAACCCTTGGCCTTGTGGGTGAGTCTGGCTGTGGCAAAAGTACACTTTCGCGCTTAATTCTGCAACTGATTCCCGCCAATGCCGGTGACGTGGTCTTTTTGGGGCGCAGTTTAACTCAATTGTCAGCGGCCCAACTGCGCCGAACCCGCCGCGATCTGCAAATGATTTTCCAAGACCCCCATGCCTGCCTAAACCCCAAAATGACCGTGGCGCAAAATTTGCTGGAGCCACTGCTCATTCATCGGCTGATGGCGAAACGGGCGGCCCAGGAACGGGTGCGTGAGATGTTGATGCAGGTGGAATTGACCCCGGCTGAAGCCTACCTGCATCGCTATCCTCATGCCCTGTCGGGGGGACAACGCCAGCGGGTGGCGATCGCCCGTGCCCTAATTACCCACCCCCAACTGGTGATCTGTGATGAACCGGTGAGTATGCTCGATGCCCATATTCAAGCCCAGGTGCTGGCGCTAATGCAGGAGTTAAAGGAACAGTTGCAACTGACCTATCTCTTTATCACCCACGATCTGGCGATCGCCCGTCGTTTTTGCGATCGCGTTGCGGTCATGTATCGTGGCAAAATTGTCGAACTCGCCCCCACGGCACAGCTCTTTGCTCATCCGCAGCATCCCTACACGCAAAAACTCCTAGCCGCTGCCTTGTCTTAA
- a CDS encoding photosystem II manganese-stabilizing polypeptide, with translation MKYRILMATLLAVCLGIFSLSAPAFAAKQTLTYDDIVGTGLANKCPTLDDTARGAYPIDSSQTYRIARLCLQPTTFLVKEEPKNKRQEAEFVPTKLVTRETTSLDQIQGELKVNSDGSLTFVEEDGIDFQPVTVQMAGGERIPLLFTVKNLVASTQPNVTSITTSTDFKGEFNVPSYRTANFLDPKGRGLASGYDSAIALPQAKEEELARANVKRFSLTKGQISLNVAKVDGRTGEIAGTFESEQLSDDDMGAHEPHEVKIQGVFYASIEPA, from the coding sequence ATGAAATATCGCATTTTAATGGCGACTCTGCTGGCGGTATGTCTAGGGATTTTTTCCTTGAGCGCCCCCGCCTTTGCCGCAAAACAGACTTTAACCTATGACGATATTGTCGGTACAGGTCTGGCCAACAAGTGCCCCACCCTGGATGATACGGCCCGTGGTGCCTATCCCATTGATAGTTCCCAAACCTATCGCATTGCTCGACTGTGCTTGCAGCCGACGACATTTTTGGTCAAGGAAGAGCCTAAGAACAAACGCCAAGAGGCCGAATTTGTGCCCACCAAACTGGTGACCCGCGAAACCACGAGCTTGGATCAAATTCAAGGGGAACTCAAGGTCAACAGCGATGGCAGTCTGACGTTTGTGGAAGAGGATGGGATTGATTTCCAACCAGTGACAGTGCAAATGGCGGGTGGTGAGCGCATCCCACTGCTGTTTACAGTGAAAAACTTGGTGGCGAGTACTCAGCCCAACGTTACCAGCATCACTACTTCAACGGATTTCAAGGGGGAATTCAACGTTCCTTCCTACCGCACCGCCAACTTCCTCGATCCCAAAGGACGGGGCTTGGCCTCCGGTTATGACTCGGCGATCGCCCTTCCCCAAGCTAAAGAAGAAGAACTGGCTCGCGCCAATGTCAAACGCTTCTCCCTCACGAAGGGTCAAATTTCTCTGAATGTGGCGAAAGTGGATGGCCGCACCGGTGAAATTGCTGGCACCTTTGAAAGTGAGCAACTCTCCGATGATGATATGGGTGCCCACGAACCTCACGAAGTAAAAATTCAAGGGGTCTTTTACGCCAGCATCGAACCTGCCTAG
- a CDS encoding serine/threonine protein kinase: MSEPHRDTKIGQVLMNRYQLTELIGKGSMGRVYRAEDILLGGVPVAVKFLSQTLLNDRMKTRFAQEARAGALLGQKSMHVVRVLDYGMNNEEIPFYVMEFLEGENLSDLLLEEPLPLSRFLRIARHMCLGLQVAHEGIIIEGQKCPIIHRDIKPSNVLVIQDGTMGELAKLLDFGIAKFLGDVPEKGQTSSFMGTLAYCSPEQIEGRELDHRSDIYSLGITMYELLTGKMPIQAESHSIGSWFKAHHFQKPIPFNVASPGLHLPPALEELIMACMAKSPSDRPQNVAEIIKVLTALEDQFGSTRVTQPGVEVGAKVSQPLERQSQPPVALATVEEVCWQSVWPADKPVAEIVFPMPLYAQRESAASLWVMLPRSEIDRRMLNLRYNQFLFTTSPHPMILWITAIYDPQQGPRWLPCYLDMKLPRNQELCLLLSETGYYPLLFFSLEDPQHCINVRTFTIATFQRQLLRDWLQTSKNLPSSAPAVVSRNLLKAEFENYKPQILAKLENVKMATVID; this comes from the coding sequence ATGTCAGAACCCCACCGCGACACCAAGATTGGCCAAGTGCTCATGAACCGGTATCAGCTCACGGAGTTAATTGGCAAAGGCTCAATGGGGCGGGTCTATCGCGCAGAAGATATTCTCCTTGGGGGTGTTCCCGTTGCCGTTAAATTCCTGTCGCAAACCCTGCTCAACGATCGCATGAAAACCCGCTTTGCCCAAGAGGCGCGGGCGGGTGCGCTCCTTGGCCAGAAAAGTATGCACGTGGTGCGGGTGCTCGACTACGGCATGAATAACGAGGAAATTCCCTTCTACGTCATGGAATTTTTAGAGGGAGAAAACCTCAGTGATTTGCTCCTAGAAGAACCCCTGCCCTTAAGCCGATTTCTGCGCATTGCACGGCACATGTGCCTTGGTCTTCAGGTAGCCCATGAAGGAATTATCATCGAAGGCCAAAAATGCCCGATTATTCACCGGGACATCAAACCCAGTAATGTCCTTGTGATTCAGGATGGCACGATGGGGGAACTTGCCAAGCTATTAGATTTTGGGATTGCCAAATTTTTGGGGGATGTCCCTGAAAAGGGTCAAACCTCGTCGTTTATGGGCACTTTGGCCTATTGTTCGCCAGAACAGATTGAAGGGCGGGAATTGGATCACCGCTCGGACATCTACAGTCTTGGCATCACCATGTATGAGTTACTCACAGGCAAGATGCCCATTCAAGCGGAAAGCCACTCCATCGGTAGTTGGTTTAAGGCGCACCACTTCCAAAAGCCCATTCCCTTCAATGTGGCCAGTCCGGGGCTGCATCTTCCCCCTGCCCTTGAGGAACTGATCATGGCCTGTATGGCCAAATCCCCCAGCGATCGCCCCCAAAATGTTGCGGAAATTATCAAAGTTCTCACGGCCCTTGAGGACCAGTTTGGCAGTACTCGAGTCACTCAGCCGGGGGTAGAGGTGGGCGCAAAAGTATCTCAACCCTTAGAACGCCAATCTCAACCGCCTGTTGCCCTGGCAACGGTTGAGGAAGTCTGCTGGCAAAGTGTTTGGCCTGCGGATAAACCCGTAGCGGAAATTGTCTTTCCCATGCCCTTGTATGCCCAACGGGAATCAGCGGCGTCGCTGTGGGTGATGTTGCCTCGGTCAGAGATTGATCGGCGCATGCTGAATCTTCGCTACAACCAGTTTCTCTTCACCACCAGTCCCCACCCGATGATCCTCTGGATTACCGCCATCTATGATCCCCAGCAAGGTCCCCGCTGGTTGCCCTGTTATTTGGATATGAAACTGCCACGCAATCAGGAGCTCTGCCTTTTACTCTCGGAAACAGGTTATTACCCGCTGCTCTTTTTCTCCCTTGAGGATCCACAACACTGCATCAATGTCCGCACGTTTACGATCGCGACCTTTCAGCGGCAACTCCTACGGGACTGGCTGCAAACCAGTAAAAACTTACCCAGTTCGGCCCCAGCGGTTGTGAGCCGTAATCTCCTTAAGGCAGAATTTGAAAACTACAAGCCCCAAATCCTGGCCAAGCTAGAGAACGTGAAGATGGCTACAGTCATTGATTAG
- a CDS encoding chlorophyll a/b-binding protein, with amino-acid sequence MEDTKTIKAEDRNAWVFGFTPQAEIWNGRLAMIGFVAALLTELITKQGVLHFWGLL; translated from the coding sequence ATGGAAGATACCAAAACCATTAAAGCTGAAGACCGGAATGCATGGGTGTTTGGATTTACCCCCCAAGCTGAAATTTGGAACGGTCGCCTGGCCATGATTGGCTTTGTGGCGGCGCTGCTCACAGAACTGATCACCAAACAAGGTGTGCTTCACTTCTGGGGTCTCCTCTAG
- the ndhM gene encoding photosynthetic/respiratory NAD(P)H-quinone oxidoreductase subunit M: MLLKSTTRHVHIYAGHVVDGEVHPDTETLTLNVDPDNELEWNEAALAKVEAKFRELVANAAGEDLTEYNLRRIGSDLEHFIRSLLMQGEIGYNLNSRVRNYSLGIPRVNHS; encoded by the coding sequence ATGCTATTGAAGTCCACAACACGCCACGTTCACATCTATGCCGGCCATGTGGTAGATGGTGAAGTTCATCCTGATACCGAAACGCTGACGCTGAATGTGGATCCCGATAACGAATTGGAGTGGAACGAAGCCGCCCTTGCAAAAGTAGAAGCCAAGTTTCGGGAATTGGTGGCCAATGCCGCAGGGGAAGACTTGACGGAATACAATTTGCGGCGGATTGGCTCAGACTTGGAGCACTTTATTCGCTCCTTACTTATGCAAGGGGAAATTGGCTACAACCTCAATAGTCGTGTGCGCAACTACAGTCTAGGGATTCCCCGGGTAAATCACTCCTAG
- a CDS encoding sensor histidine kinase has product MTFYFLFLAPRTAGEWSAFCSTVADCDVQIAVVNRGSGIPEATLPHGCGCFDRLYQGQEPLQGIGFGLGSVKQIVDAHRGQREIRSCLGQGTSVVICLPFVNLSPASLAKTFRKNVCES; this is encoded by the coding sequence GTGACCTTTTATTTTTTATTTTTGGCTCCAAGGACAGCTGGCGAATGGTCAGCCTTTTGCTCGACAGTTGCGGATTGCGATGTTCAAATTGCTGTCGTGAATAGGGGGAGCGGTATTCCAGAAGCCACACTTCCCCATGGCTGCGGGTGCTTTGATCGCCTTTACCAAGGTCAGGAACCACTGCAGGGAATTGGTTTCGGGCTAGGGAGCGTCAAGCAAATTGTCGATGCCCATCGAGGACAACGCGAAATTCGCAGTTGTCTGGGTCAAGGAACAAGTGTGGTTATTTGCTTGCCTTTTGTCAATTTGTCTCCTGCCTCCTTAGCCAAAACGTTTAGGAAAAATGTTTGTGAAAGTTGA
- a CDS encoding cation:proton antiporter: MSLLQPLLADVAAESVNLAEAGPLILAAVLLSLVVIYFASKVGGEICARINFPPVLGELVGGVVVGISVLHLLVFSEGGTTEPSLLTTFIQQTAGMDGAVAAVVANTASEVISVLSEIGVMILLFEIGLESDLEGLLKVGPQAAVVAVVGVIAPFVAGTLGLVTLFHVDLVPAIFAGAALTATSIGITAKVLAEIQRLTSPEGQIIIGAAVLDDILGIIVLAVVASLAKTGTVEISNVIYLMISSVVFLVGSVVVGRLLSPFFLGMVDRLSTRGNLLVPSLIFAFVLGYIAVILQLEAILGAFTAGLVLGETEKRRELEEQILPIADMLVPVFFVCVGARTDISVLNPLEPANRAGLIIASFLVLVAIVGKVVTGATVFGQPGINRWAIGIGMVPRGEVGLIFAAVGSVSGVLSKALDAGIIVMVIVTTFVAPPLLRLVFKPGATEALPTSDVAVESPPEG; this comes from the coding sequence ATGTCACTTTTGCAACCTTTGCTTGCCGATGTGGCAGCAGAATCAGTGAACCTAGCGGAAGCGGGTCCATTGATCTTGGCAGCTGTTCTGCTGAGTCTAGTGGTGATCTACTTTGCCAGCAAAGTCGGCGGTGAAATTTGTGCCCGCATTAACTTTCCACCCGTACTGGGGGAATTGGTAGGGGGTGTGGTCGTTGGTATTTCCGTCTTGCACCTGTTGGTGTTTTCTGAAGGGGGAACAACGGAACCCTCGCTTCTGACGACCTTTATCCAACAGACGGCAGGCATGGATGGCGCTGTCGCTGCAGTAGTTGCCAATACCGCCAGCGAAGTCATTTCCGTCCTCTCGGAAATTGGCGTCATGATCCTGCTCTTTGAGATTGGCTTGGAGTCGGATTTAGAGGGCCTGCTCAAGGTGGGTCCGCAAGCGGCTGTCGTTGCCGTCGTAGGGGTGATCGCTCCCTTTGTTGCCGGCACCCTTGGCCTTGTGACGCTGTTTCATGTGGACTTGGTACCCGCCATTTTTGCCGGGGCGGCTCTCACGGCAACCAGTATCGGAATCACGGCCAAAGTCCTTGCGGAGATTCAACGGCTAACTTCCCCGGAAGGTCAAATTATCATTGGGGCAGCGGTTCTGGATGACATTCTTGGCATTATTGTGCTGGCAGTGGTGGCGAGTCTAGCCAAAACCGGCACAGTCGAGATCAGCAATGTAATCTATCTGATGATTAGCTCCGTCGTGTTTTTGGTGGGTTCTGTGGTGGTGGGGCGGCTGCTGAGTCCTTTCTTTTTGGGGATGGTCGATCGCCTGAGCACACGCGGTAACTTGCTGGTTCCCTCCTTGATCTTTGCCTTTGTTCTGGGTTATATCGCTGTGATTCTGCAACTGGAAGCGATTCTTGGTGCGTTTACCGCTGGCTTAGTCCTTGGGGAAACGGAAAAACGGCGGGAGCTAGAGGAGCAGATTTTGCCCATTGCCGATATGTTGGTGCCGGTGTTCTTTGTCTGTGTTGGCGCCCGCACCGATATCAGTGTTTTGAATCCCCTAGAACCGGCCAATCGTGCGGGTCTGATCATTGCCTCTTTCCTCGTGCTGGTGGCCATTGTTGGTAAGGTGGTAACAGGAGCAACGGTCTTTGGTCAGCCGGGAATTAACCGATGGGCGATCGGCATTGGCATGGTGCCACGCGGCGAAGTGGGATTGATTTTTGCCGCTGTCGGGTCTGTCAGTGGTGTCCTCTCGAAGGCTTTAGATGCCGGCATTATCGTGATGGTGATTGTGACCACGTTCGTTGCGCCACCTCTGTTGCGTTTGGTCTTTAAGCCAGGGGCCACAGAGGCGTTACCAACCTCGGATGTTGCAGTGGAGTCTCCCCCAGAAGGATAG
- the trmFO gene encoding FADH(2)-oxidizing methylenetetrahydrofolate--tRNA-(uracil(54)-C(5))-methyltransferase TrmFO, translating to MEPITVIGGGLAGTEAAWQIARAGLPVVLYEMRPQVASPAHHTAELAELVCSNSFGAKASDRATGLLHHELRALGSLIIATADRHQVPAGGALAVDRAHFSRELTETLENHPLVTVRREELPHLPESGIVVLATGPLTSEALSADLQCFTGLDYLSFFDAASPIVVGESINREVAFLASRYDRGEAAYLNCPFSAEEYQRFWQALCEAKQAPLKDFERENAQFFEACLPVEELARRGVDTLRFGPLKPVGLRDPRTGERPYAVAQLRQEDRHGQLWNLVGFQTNLRWGEQQRVFRMIPGLEQAEFVRMGVMHRNTFLNAPKLLKASLQFRDRPTLLAAGQITGTEGYTAAAAGGWLAGTNAARLARGLAPLVLPPTTMAGALFHYISTAESKTFQPMPPNFGILPPLEQPVRQKALRYAAYRDRALKDLSTWATAMSLPLQPLALDGCDPAAVEAGA from the coding sequence ATGGAGCCGATTACGGTCATTGGTGGTGGTTTAGCCGGTACAGAAGCGGCTTGGCAAATTGCCCGTGCCGGTCTGCCGGTGGTCCTCTATGAAATGCGGCCGCAAGTGGCTAGTCCAGCCCACCATACGGCGGAGTTGGCAGAGTTGGTGTGCAGTAATTCCTTTGGTGCTAAGGCGAGCGATCGCGCCACGGGGCTATTACACCATGAACTGCGTGCCCTGGGGTCGTTGATTATTGCCACTGCCGATCGCCATCAAGTGCCTGCCGGAGGCGCCCTAGCGGTGGATCGCGCCCACTTTAGTCGTGAGTTGACTGAAACCCTTGAAAATCATCCCCTTGTGACAGTGCGGCGCGAAGAACTGCCCCACCTTCCAGAAAGCGGGATTGTGGTCTTAGCCACCGGCCCCCTGACCAGTGAAGCCCTGAGTGCCGATCTGCAATGCTTTACCGGACTGGACTACCTGAGTTTTTTTGATGCCGCCAGCCCAATTGTGGTCGGAGAGTCCATTAACCGCGAGGTGGCCTTTTTGGCTTCCCGCTATGACCGCGGCGAAGCGGCTTATCTCAACTGTCCCTTCAGTGCTGAAGAATACCAGCGGTTTTGGCAGGCGCTCTGTGAAGCCAAACAGGCGCCCCTAAAGGACTTTGAGCGCGAGAATGCCCAATTTTTTGAGGCTTGCCTACCCGTAGAGGAATTGGCGCGGCGAGGGGTGGATACGCTGCGGTTTGGCCCTTTGAAACCTGTGGGCTTGCGGGATCCACGTACGGGGGAGCGTCCCTATGCGGTGGCACAACTGCGCCAGGAGGATCGCCATGGCCAACTATGGAACTTGGTGGGTTTTCAAACCAATCTGCGCTGGGGGGAGCAGCAGCGGGTCTTTCGTATGATCCCCGGCTTAGAGCAGGCGGAGTTTGTGCGCATGGGGGTGATGCACCGCAATACCTTCTTAAATGCACCGAAGTTGTTGAAGGCCAGTCTTCAGTTTCGCGATCGCCCCACCCTCTTGGCAGCGGGTCAAATTACCGGTACCGAAGGTTATACGGCGGCAGCAGCAGGGGGCTGGTTAGCGGGAACGAACGCGGCTCGCTTGGCACGGGGACTTGCACCCTTGGTATTGCCCCCAACAACAATGGCTGGTGCCCTCTTTCACTACATCAGTACGGCTGAGAGCAAAACCTTCCAGCCCATGCCCCCCAACTTTGGCATTTTGCCCCCCCTAGAACAACCAGTGCGTCAAAAGGCATTGCGCTATGCCGCCTATCGCGATCGCGCCCTCAAAGATTTAAGCACCTGGGCAACAGCGATGTCGCTGCCCCTACAGCCTCTAGCGTTAGATGGGTGCGATCCTGCTGCCGTTGAAGCTGGAGCCTAA
- the tsaE gene encoding tRNA (adenosine(37)-N6)-threonylcarbamoyltransferase complex ATPase subunit type 1 TsaE, translating to MRNLNLSLAELQALGRQWGTWLPPGTVLLLAGELGAGKTTFVQALGEGLNIEDVIQSPTFTLIQEYPEGRVPLYHFDLYRLTPAEVAALAPERYWLGEEMDPGIVAIEWPDRLPTLPPAYLRLQLQRQQDRTHLTLEAVGAATSLLPRCLNL from the coding sequence AACTGCAAGCCTTAGGGCGTCAGTGGGGGACATGGCTGCCGCCGGGGACAGTGCTCCTGTTGGCGGGAGAGCTTGGGGCAGGAAAAACCACGTTTGTGCAAGCCTTGGGGGAGGGATTGAACATTGAGGATGTCATTCAAAGCCCCACCTTCACGCTGATTCAGGAATACCCCGAAGGGCGTGTACCCCTCTATCACTTTGATCTCTATCGCCTGACGCCTGCTGAAGTGGCAGCCTTGGCACCGGAACGCTATTGGCTCGGCGAAGAAATGGATCCGGGGATTGTTGCCATTGAGTGGCCCGATCGCTTGCCAACCTTGCCGCCAGCTTATCTTAGGCTCCAGCTTCAACGGCAGCAGGATCGCACCCATCTAACGCTAGAGGCTGTAGGGGCAGCGACATCGCTGTTGCCCAGGTGCTTAAATCTTTGA